The genomic stretch ATCAATTATCTCATTAATAGGATTTATCTTATTTCATTTTGCATGGACAACAAGATAAATGTGGCTGATTGTTTATAAATGATGCAAATCATTTGAAAGTATAAATTATATAGTTTTATTATAACCTATCTAGTTATTCGTTAGCGTTAACAGTCTGTTGCGAGCTAATGCTCGAGTGGTGATACCTCAGATATTACGCGGATATACAGTCGGCTTTACTTTATATTGTTTAGTATTCTGGGTCATTGGGGATCTTTAATGTACTGAGTAGCTCGTCTTTGCATTTAACGGCTTGTTTGTTTATATCTGCTTTTCGGCAGGCAATTATCTTGGCTTTTTGCGCTTGTTCTTCTCTATATTTTTATCTATTTGTGCTTTATTTTCTGCTCTTGTTGGCGCTTCAGCGCGCGCTTTTTTTCTTGCTTTAGTTTTAATTCATGGTCGGACTTTTTCTTTGCTTCGCTGCGAAGGTCACATTTAAGCGGAGTGTGAGCCAACAATCCCTGTTGGCTTTTTTTCAGCTTAAATAAATTAAACACGACTATTTATTAGCTAAATAATCCAATACTACTTGGTGGTGATCTTTGGTCTTAAACTTGCTGTATTCGCCTTCTAGTGGCACAGCTTTAAGCGATGCAGAAGTAAATATGTGCTCTACCACACCCTGTTCGTCGATTAAGAAAGACAGGCGGTGGATGCCGTCATATTCCTTGCCCATAAATTTTTTCAGGCCCCAAATACCGAAAGCATCTGCTACTGCGTGATCAGGGTCTGAAAGTAGGCTAAAATTTAATTCATCACGAACAGCAAACTTCGTTAGGCGAACCACTTCATCTGGGCTGATGCCAAGTACGACTACATTTAACGTCGTTAATGCTGTGATATGATCACGTAGTTGTTGCGCCTGCGTTGTACAACCTGGTGTCATGGCTTTTGGATAGAAATAAGCTAAGACTTTTTTGCCTGCTAATGAATCAAGCGAAACGCTTTCATTATGTTGGTTGAGCAGAGTAAATGATGGTGCTTTATCACCAGACTTTAAAGTTTGCATGGGTATAGTCCTAACTGTTAATAGATGGCTAATAAATTTTTAATAAATGATGAATAAATCGTATGTAGCTATTGTGCGGGAGTTTTTGTCTCTCGACAAGGGACTTTTGATAACCAACTTTTTATACATATGGCTAATAGAGCGAAGGAGATGACAGTGCAAACATTAACGCAATTATGGTTTCTGCTTAACCGGTTAAACAGATTTAGTTTTAAAGTGAATAGCGACAATGAATCTGTGACTGGTTGGCAAGGTGAAGGGCAGGGCTTAATTAAACGCCGAGCAGGTGAAACTGTTGATAAGGGGAATACCGACGTACCTGAATCGGGCGCGATTGTTGAAACCATTGAACGTGGTGATTATCACGTATCAGCGACACGTAAAGTCCCCATGCACAATCAATATTTGTGGCAGTTTCAAGGCGACCATATTCGCTTAACGCATTTACGCTTTGGCTGGGATAAACCGGTATTCTTGTTCGATATTATCGAAAATGAGCAAGGCCAATTAGTTACGCGGCAGTCACATCAATGTGCAGCAGACAATTACGATGCCTCGTTTGTATTACACCCTGATAGTCTGGAAATGCAATGGCGTATTCAAGGGCCTAAGAAGCGTGAAGTGTTAGATTATATTTATGCTGTGTAAAAATTACGTTTTTTAAGCGATAAAATGAAAATATGACAAATCTTACAGTGAATGTTTACTGTAGTGAGTAAACGAATTATTTCCAATTTAAATAGTACATTTATGTATTATTGTGATTAATACTGCTATTTATGACTTTATCTCGGGTGATTGTTATAAACTTTAGCGATCACACTTTATTGCAAATGGAAATCATTATCACTACACTCGCGTTATTTAGAATCTAGACTAGATAACAAGGTCGTTGTATGAAAAAAGTAAATTGGAAACGAGTCAACCGTAAAACCCATTATTGGGGAGCTGCGATTATAGCACTGCCGATAATCGTTGTTCTTATTAGTGGATTATTACTGCAAGTAAAAAAAGAAGTTACTTGGGTGCAGCCTGCGAGTATGAAAGGTGAGGCTAAAATCCCGCAACTATCATTCCAACAGATACTCGACATTGCGAGCACAGTGCCCGAAGCTGAGATCCAGAGCTGGAAAAATGTCAGCCGTATGGATGTTAGGCCTTCGAAAGGTATTGTGAAAGTCAGGGCTAAAAACAAAGTCGAAGTTCAAATTGATAATGCCACTGGTAAGATCTTACAAGTCGCCTATCGTCGTTCAGATCTGATTGAGTCATTGCATGATGGTTCGTTCTTTCATGAACATGCTAAATTATGGCTATTTTTACCGGCTTCAGTCATTTTACTTATGTTGTGGATCACGGGGATTTACATGTTCTTAATGCCTTATATATTAAGACGTCAGAATCGTAAGAAAACCGAATTAAGAGAAGCAGGTGATATATTACCTCAATCGCTTAATTCTTAATTCTTAATTCATAAGTCATCGTCAGTGAGCGTGAAGATTTTGCGTGGTTAGTACTGCTGTGAATATAAATACCTTAGGTCGAGACTAAAGACTGATTCCAGTTTAAGTTGAAGGCTAGTTGAAGTTGAAGTCTAAGGTATCACTGATTATAGCCGTATATATTTGACAGATTTTCGTTATCGTTTTTTACAATACATTTAGATACTCTTATAAATAGCTGTGAAATAAAATAAATAGCGTGAAAAAATAACGATTTAACACTCTAAAATCCCTTCCCAGCAACAAAAATATATTCCTTACTTATCACAAAACTACCAGCTACTTCACATTGTAATGAGAATTATTCCTAATAATGATGAAAACACCTCTAAAGTGGTGAATCATTTTATTTTGAAGCTTATATTAATGCTGTCATATAAACAAAAAACAAAATATTAATAATAAATATATTTGCTTGTGTGGCGTTTTGTTTTTAATTAACAGCATTTTAAAGAGGTTTAAATGAAAGGACATTTCTTGCTAATGACTTTTGGTTTGATGACGTTCGGCTCAGCTCAGGCTACCGACATAAACTCAACAGGCCCAGTATCTATCGTTAACCACCAACATTCCACGCAATCACAGATGCAGGATGTTACCGAACGATCACCTATCAAACCGTCTCGATTGACTATAACGCCGCGCATGGCTCGGATGACTAGGTTAGCTGATGTCGCACCCGCGATAGCGCCATTGTGTTCTGTGACTGAGTTTTCGAATCGCACGGGCAAAGATTTGATTAGCTATGTGACTCAGGTTTCCAGTGATTGTATTAATAAACAATTTTCTGTTAGCGACGCTGAGGCGACCGCTATTTTTAATGAAAATAACATGCTCACGATCATCAATGAATTTCGCTCTGCCAGCGCGCTTTACAAAGGTCGCAACGAAGACGGCATACTTAATTTAGTACTGTTTTTAAGAGCTGGTTACTATATTCAGCATTATCAAAAAGAAGCGGTAGGTGAATACTCGGATGTAATCAAACAATCATCCTTGTTGGCGTTAA from Moritella marina ATCC 15381 encodes the following:
- a CDS encoding DUF6314 family protein — protein: MTVQTLTQLWFLLNRLNRFSFKVNSDNESVTGWQGEGQGLIKRRAGETVDKGNTDVPESGAIVETIERGDYHVSATRKVPMHNQYLWQFQGDHIRLTHLRFGWDKPVFLFDIIENEQGQLVTRQSHQCAADNYDASFVLHPDSLEMQWRIQGPKKREVLDYIYAV
- a CDS encoding PepSY-associated TM helix domain-containing protein, which produces MKKVNWKRVNRKTHYWGAAIIALPIIVVLISGLLLQVKKEVTWVQPASMKGEAKIPQLSFQQILDIASTVPEAEIQSWKNVSRMDVRPSKGIVKVRAKNKVEVQIDNATGKILQVAYRRSDLIESLHDGSFFHEHAKLWLFLPASVILLMLWITGIYMFLMPYILRRQNRKKTELREAGDILPQSLNS
- the bcp gene encoding thioredoxin-dependent thiol peroxidase, which produces MQTLKSGDKAPSFTLLNQHNESVSLDSLAGKKVLAYFYPKAMTPGCTTQAQQLRDHITALTTLNVVVLGISPDEVVRLTKFAVRDELNFSLLSDPDHAVADAFGIWGLKKFMGKEYDGIHRLSFLIDEQGVVEHIFTSASLKAVPLEGEYSKFKTKDHHQVVLDYLANK